From the Myripristis murdjan chromosome 14, fMyrMur1.1, whole genome shotgun sequence genome, one window contains:
- the cldn2 gene encoding claudin-2 isoform X2, translated as MASAALELMGFFLGLLGMLGTLVATVLPYWRTSAHIGSNIVTAVANMKGLWMECVYQSTGAFQCETYNSMLALSSDLQASRALMVISLVLSVFAIAMAALGMQCTVCLEGTGSAKSRVAGAAGGLFVTAGFLALIPVSWTTHEVVQTFYRPNIPSSMKFELGECLYVGLAAALVSMLGGGLLCVSCCDEQGGVRGMRRHGGGYPYPAGGAVPGTGMGGGTRTTSQTYRNPTLQMGGAATASRGQMLARSNSNSSQSSTHRVQGAKKTPAAGYDVTGYV; from the coding sequence ATGGCGTCGGCCGCTCTGGAGCTGATGGGCTTCTTCCTGGGCCTGCTGGGGATGCTGGGCACTCTGGTGGCCACGGTGCTGCCGTACTGGCGGACCTCGGCCCACATCGGCTCCAACATCGTGACGGCCGTGGCCAACATGAAGGGCCTGTGGATGGAGTGTGTGTACCAGAGCACGGGCGCCTTCCAGTGTGAGACCTACAACTCCATGCTGGCGCTGTCCTCAGACCTGCAGGCCTCGCGCGCCCTCATGGTCATCTCCCTGGTGCTGTCTGTTTTCGCCATCGCAATGGCGGCCCTCGGGATGCAGTGCACTGTCTGCTTGGAGGGCACCGGCTCGGCCAAGAGCCGCGTGGCCGGCGCTGCTGGTGGCCTGTTCGTCACCGCGGGCTTCCTAGCGCTCATCCCTGTGTCCTGGACCACGCACGAGGTTGTCCAGACCTTCTACCGGCCCAACATCCCCAGCAGCATGAAGTTCGAGCTGGGGGAGTGTCTGTACGTCGGGCTGGCCGCGGCGCTCGTCTCCATGCTGGGGGGCGGGCTGCTCTGTGTGTCGTGCTGCGATGAGCAGGGTGGCGTCCGCGGGATGAGGCGGCACGGAGGTGGGTATCCGTATCCAGCAGGAGGCGCCGTGCCTGGCACCGGGATGGGCGGAGGGACACGGACGACCTCGCAGACCTATCGCAACCCCACCCTCCAGATGGGGGGAGCCgccacggccagcagggggcagatGCTGGCCCGCAGCAACAGTAACAGCTCCCAGTCGAGCACGCATCGAGTGCAAGGCGCCAAGAAAACCCCCGCAGCAGGATATGATGTCACAGGGTACGTCTGA
- the cldn2 gene encoding claudin-2 isoform X1, with protein MLPSKPQLQLQHQPQQHSPPLRPPATATTSAAVSAVFMASAALELMGFFLGLLGMLGTLVATVLPYWRTSAHIGSNIVTAVANMKGLWMECVYQSTGAFQCETYNSMLALSSDLQASRALMVISLVLSVFAIAMAALGMQCTVCLEGTGSAKSRVAGAAGGLFVTAGFLALIPVSWTTHEVVQTFYRPNIPSSMKFELGECLYVGLAAALVSMLGGGLLCVSCCDEQGGVRGMRRHGGGYPYPAGGAVPGTGMGGGTRTTSQTYRNPTLQMGGAATASRGQMLARSNSNSSQSSTHRVQGAKKTPAAGYDVTGYV; from the exons ATG CTGCCATCAAAACCACAACTTCAACTCCAGCATCAGCCTCAGCAGCACAGTCCTCCACTCCGGCCTCCAGCTACAGCCACAACCTCGGCTGCAGTCTCAG CTGTGTTCATGGCGTCGGCCGCTCTGGAGCTGATGGGCTTCTTCCTGGGCCTGCTGGGGATGCTGGGCACTCTGGTGGCCACGGTGCTGCCGTACTGGCGGACCTCGGCCCACATCGGCTCCAACATCGTGACGGCCGTGGCCAACATGAAGGGCCTGTGGATGGAGTGTGTGTACCAGAGCACGGGCGCCTTCCAGTGTGAGACCTACAACTCCATGCTGGCGCTGTCCTCAGACCTGCAGGCCTCGCGCGCCCTCATGGTCATCTCCCTGGTGCTGTCTGTTTTCGCCATCGCAATGGCGGCCCTCGGGATGCAGTGCACTGTCTGCTTGGAGGGCACCGGCTCGGCCAAGAGCCGCGTGGCCGGCGCTGCTGGTGGCCTGTTCGTCACCGCGGGCTTCCTAGCGCTCATCCCTGTGTCCTGGACCACGCACGAGGTTGTCCAGACCTTCTACCGGCCCAACATCCCCAGCAGCATGAAGTTCGAGCTGGGGGAGTGTCTGTACGTCGGGCTGGCCGCGGCGCTCGTCTCCATGCTGGGGGGCGGGCTGCTCTGTGTGTCGTGCTGCGATGAGCAGGGTGGCGTCCGCGGGATGAGGCGGCACGGAGGTGGGTATCCGTATCCAGCAGGAGGCGCCGTGCCTGGCACCGGGATGGGCGGAGGGACACGGACGACCTCGCAGACCTATCGCAACCCCACCCTCCAGATGGGGGGAGCCgccacggccagcagggggcagatGCTGGCCCGCAGCAACAGTAACAGCTCCCAGTCGAGCACGCATCGAGTGCAAGGCGCCAAGAAAACCCCCGCAGCAGGATATGATGTCACAGGGTACGTCTGA
- the ripply1 gene encoding protein ripply1, with amino-acid sequence MSSACLLVKQPSFGAAQWSRPLTVNGSPDTNGSQSSLWRPWLTTGRDESGRQARSKLACPYSRPSVPGCLSSNGKPQAFQHPVRLFWPKSKSFDYLYSDGEALLRNFPVQATISFYDESDSEDEDEEDDWEEEGDSEECLKPRAHFTSLN; translated from the exons ATGAGCTCCGCATGTCTGCTCGTTAAACAGCCCTCCTTCGGTGCAGCGCAGTGGTCGCGTCCGCTGACAGTGAACGGCAGCCCGGACACAAACGGCAG CCAGAGCTCACTGTGGAGGCCATGGTTGACCACCGGAAGGGACGAGTCAGGCCGACAGGCAAGAAGCAAGCTGGCATGT CCGTACTCCAGACCCTCAGTCCCCGGCTGCCTCTCCTCCAACGGGAAACCTCAGGCCTTCCAGCACCCAGTCAG GCTGTTCTGGCCCAAATCCAAGTCGTTCGACTACCTGTACAGTGACGGAGAGGCCCTGCTGAGGAACTTCCCCGTCCAGGCCACCATCAGCTTCTACGACGAGTCTGACAgcgaggacgaggacgaggaggatGACTGGGAGGAAGAGGGTGACTCTGAGGAGTGCCTCAAGCCCCGAGCTCACTTCACCTCCCTCAACTGA